Part of the Neovison vison isolate M4711 chromosome 14, ASM_NN_V1, whole genome shotgun sequence genome is shown below.
TTCTATGTAATGCCTGCCTCCCGCTGGATGACCAAAGTAAAAGTATAGATGGATGGTTTTTTCCCTTAACGCTAACTAACTATAGGTGACTCATTTagccatgttttaaaatatgttacagACTAGTGTTAAAACTGTGGTACCaaaagtttttctaaaaataaaggatACTTGCTTTTCCAGACATCAAAAGCAAAAACGACCAAGAACAGAAAAGAATAGTAAGTGCTAAAGTTGATCTGAATGTACATGGACCTCTATGAAAGGGTAGCATTTCAACTTAGTGTAAAATAGATGGTGCTAGCAAAAATTGCCTACTCTTCTGGAAAGACAGCATGTGTCCTTATACTGTGTACAAAAAGTGGAATTTAATAACCAATAAGAGAACATAAAAGAACGTTAATTTAATGTTGGGGCAGcttgggtaactcagtcagttagtcagttaagcatctgccttcagctcaggtcatgatctcagggtcctgggattgagtccccagttaggttccctgatcagtggAGACTCTGTCTCCCTCAGCCCCCCCCCCGCAACTCCTCCCCtacccagctcatgctctctctttctctctcaaaaataaatctttaaaaaaccctgaTAAGTggggactcctggatggctcagttggttggacgactgccttcggctcagggcgtgatcctggagtcctaggatcgagtcccacatcgggctcccagctccatggggagtctgcttcgctctctgaccttctcctcgctcatgctctctctcactgtctctctctctcaaataaataaataaaatcttaaaaaaaaaaccctgataagTGGCTAAACAAGATGTAATATATCCATATAAGAATAAGAAATGAATGAGTACAGTATATGCTGCAACATGATGGAGCTCGAAAACATGATGCCAAGTGAAAGGAGTCAGTCACAGAAGACCTCATACTGTGTGATTCTGCTTgcatgaaatgttcagaataggcaaatccatagagacaaaaaTAGGATAGTAGTTGCCAGGGGTTTGGGGAAGAGGAGAGTGGCAAGTGACTGCTAGTGGATGCTGGGCTTGTTTTAGGGGTGAGGAAAATGTTCTGGATTTAGTGGTGATATTTCCACATTGTGAATTTGCTAAAACCCACTTAACTCTACACTTTAAAGGGGTGAATTTTGTGGtttgtgaattgtatctcaattaaaaaaaacacgaTAGAAATTTTCATCATACAAATACCGGTGTTtagtatgtaaaatatttttgaggggtgcctggatggttcagtggattaagcatctgcctttggttcaggttatgatctcatgatccagggattgagtcttgcaccgggtccctgcttagcggggagcctgcttctctgacaaataaataaaattaaataaaatatttttgaagaagtaCTAAAGACAACTAAGTTCAATATCTAGATTCCACATAGCAAATAGAATGAAGCAAAAGGTAGAAGTCCACATGGAAAATTCACAGCCTCACTAAcagataatgaaataaattaaaacataggTAAAACCCCATTATATCTGTATTCAATAagcaaaaaatgttaaatgacaaACATTGCTTTGGGCATGAAacattatttaatctttctgaagGATCGTATGGCCCCCTGTAGCAAGTTTTATCAGATAGTTCACATTCTGGAGCCATTTTAGGAATAACAGGGGGAAAAATATGTGTATGGGGAGATGGTGGAAAAAATACAGGAAGCTGTTTACGGAAGGGTTATAGCAAGGAAGAATTAGGAACAGCTAAGCAGATAGAGCACACGATCTCTGTCAGAGGATGGATTATGTGGGTAGAACAAGGCTCTGGGTTGAAGAAACCAGGACCACAATCATGGAGAAGCTGAGTCCAGTCTAGGTTCTAGAGTACAGATGGAAAGATGAGTTGGGGCAAGAGGGGTTTAGTGTTTAATCTTCATCTGATTCTTTCATCCCCTTACCTCCTTTCTCTTTATAGCTCTTTGCATAGGGGATGATAGAGGGGATATCTGTGAACTAGAACAGATCTTCAGATACAGATCAGGACAGAATTTTTCAAAAACCGGAcactggagggcgcctgggtggctcagtgggttgagcctctgccttcagctctggtcatgatctcagagtcctgggatcaagccccacatcgggctctctgctcagcagggagcctgcttcccaccccctctgcctgcctctctgcctacttgtgatatctctctctctctctctctctctctctctctctctgtgtcaaataaataaatcttaaaaaaaaaaaactgacaccGGGAATATGTGTCAAACATGTGTCAAATGTTTTCCCACTATAGCAGTTCCATCTTTCTCATGGCGTTCAGTAGGGAAATGGAGTCTCACAATGACTAAGTGACAACAAACTGAGTGCAAACTGAGTGCAGTTATGACCAAGTtttataattgatttatttatgagGCCTAGCCAATATTCTTAAAATCCATAGTTCATTAATCCAGGTACAAAAATATAACAGTCCAgtctgcttgttttgtttctcagcTTTCCAAGTCCTCAAGGAAGAGGATAGGAGAATAGAATGAGGGGACACATCCTTGCCATAGAACTCTGGGGCAACATGAGGGTGAGCTCTCTGCCTTAGTGACATCTCAGGGTACTAATTCATACAAGGATTTATTAAGCTACagccatgtacttcttcctcttaGGTGTCATCAGTACATGTTCTCTTCCCCCTTTGTTTACCAATATTTGGGTTCTCAGCTTATTTCtgctcccattccataggctctTTGGGCACAGGCACTCTTCTCTTACTTGTTATGTTACCACAGCAGCTGGAACccagtaggcattcaataatgACAGTTGAGTGTACAGATTCACGATATAAGGCTGGGAGCCGGAAGAGAGATGCAAAGTGTTGGGCATTCATTGAGGCCTCTGATCAGCCATTGGGCAGATGGTCAGAGGATCCATGTTCTTCCCTCCATCATGTATTCCCGGGCTGAACATAGGCTGAAGAGCCCCAGAAAAAGAGAAGCTGGTGAATGTGTATATGAGGGATTTGTATGTTACATTGTAAAAGGAAATGTCTCCAGCCATGTAGTCCAGGAAGATGCCCACACGTCTGGGGGCTTCCCTTATCTGCAGGCGTGTTGGGGGAATGGTGGACACCTGGTACTCATTTCGTTtcatcatcatcactacccaGTAGCCGTTGTTGGCTGACAGCGTCATGGTCCCTTTCCTGCTTGCAGATGCCCTGCAGATGCCCAGGATCCACCCTGTCTTGTTTCCCACCTCCACTTCCCAGTAATGGCGGCCAGAGAGGAAGCTTGGAAGGCCTAGGGCAATGGTGCAACTATCAAATCTTTCTGGATTGTCAGGCAGACGATTCCACTTGTTTCCAAGTCTTACGCTCTTCAGGTTATTAGAGAAGATGAGGTTGGGGTGGGCAGTTTCTGTATCCAGAATCACATTAACTGCAGAAAGAATTAGAATACCTTGTTGGGGGTCCATGGACAGTACACCCACAGGGATCTCCCCACCTCCAGGGCACATGGATAGGGACATTCTTCTGGGACACACTGAAGGTCTGCACAGGGACCCAGCAGGTGAAGTCCACTTGCCTTAGTCTGGACACTTACCAGCATGTGCCTGTGCGCAAATCAGTTCTGGaactacagagaaaaagaagaggggagaggTGCGGTGAAACCTGAGTGTCCCAATTCAGAGAGTCTGAGTGTACCCTGGTCATCACAACGAGGAAAGACAAGGACCCCTACCCCAGCTCAGGACCTTGTTTCCTCTCCTTGGATTAACCCCATTCTCCTGGACCCTAGAGCCTGCCTTGGTGACTCTGTGGTCTGACAAGTTGACCCAGACCCCAAGTCCAGCACAGAGCCTATGAAGGCTTTCTTCTGCCTTTCTAACAGGTGTTATTCTCTCTTCTGAATAATGCCCAAAAATCAAGAGCACAGGGAATATGACAGTAACCCCCGGCAAGCACATTCTGCCTTCGCTATACTCACCATTGAAGGAGTCCATTTCTGAACGCAGGGTttctgaaagaagaaagggagctTGAGTTAGGTTCCCCACCTAGGGTTAGATCAGGAAGAAGCTGAAGATGGCATCAGAAAGGCCATGGGAGTTGGAAAAGGGATGTCAGAGGGGTCTGGGCTACATGGACATCAGAGAGGAAGCAAGCAGGTGCTTCCCCATTTCCCCCAAGCCCACCTACCCCAGAAAGACTTCATGCTCTTCTCCATAAACTCTGATTTCTGGTAGATCAAGTGGATCTTTTTCTCCACCTCTGGAGGAGTGTACCATGATTTAGGAACAGTCGCTATCTTGACCCTAGAGACAAAAGACTGTTGGCCAGAGAGCCGCTGGTGCATGGGGTAGCCCAAGTTCCCATGAGGTGGAAGTAAGGTGTAGAGTCCACAGGGGACACCCAGCCCACTTGGGCTTGGCAAAGAAAGTCCTCTCTGGACTCTGAGTTTTTGGTTCTCAACTTTGGCCACAGATTGGCATCACCTAAGGAGTTATAAAAACCACTgatatcaaaaccacagtgagtttTAATAACGGCCTTAAAATGGTGTTAATATTGAAATGCTCAACCCAGAATTATCTAGTCAAATTAATTATACTTCTTTAGTCCTTTTctgttgaaataaaaatgatagtaaataagaagaaaaccacAATGGGCTATGACTCATTAggatggttattattattttgaaaaactgaaaatgacaggtgttagcaaggatgtggaaaaattgggaCCTTTGTGCATTGGTGCTAGGAACATAAAGTGGTACAGACACTGTGGGAAATAGTatagtggttcctcaaaaaactaaacgtagagttaccatatgacatGTCAATTTCACTTCTAAGTATTTGCCCCAAAGGAttgaaagcagagactcaaaCAGATAGATGTACAGcggtattcatagcagcattattcacaatagccaaaaggtggaaataacccaagtgtccattgatagacgaaaggataaacaaattttggcgtacacatacaatggaatattactcagccgccTTACAAAGGgatgaaattctgacacatttTACAATATGGacaaaccttgaagacattatgctgaatgaaataagccagacacaaaagcacaaatactgtatgattcctcTTATATAAAGCAATTAGAgcagtcaaattcataaagacaggatgtagaatggtggttgccaggggctgggtgaGGCGGCAATATAGGGAGTTATGTTTTAATGGTACGAAGCTCCCATTTGGGAGGATGAGAACATGCTtcagatggtggtgatggtgcttGCACGACAATAGGGATGTACTTAATGGCAAGGAACTGCACGTTTAGAAATGGTCAGAGTGgtacatttcattttatatctattttactgccaaaaaaagagagggaaaaaaaaaccaaaaaatttatGCTCTTGAATTTACGCTCTTACACTCTTGAAGATCTGGATTTAATTTGTGTGCCAGAGCCTGGATGTCAGGATTTTGTTAAGCTCCTGAAGTGACTGTAATGTccagcctcctcccttccttccccttccttccccggTCTGGGCTTAGCATCTCCACTCCTAGACAGACAGTCCTTCCCTCCCTGAGACCATAAACATTTGTGGCCTCAGGGAGGGAGGCACTTCTGCAGGAACAGTTTTCATGAGGCAAACTGCAATCCTTAGGAAGGTTTCTTAGGAAACATCATTAGCACGATAGGCTGTGTTCATTCTTTGCCGTCTTCgacccatgctctctctcctgaTCACACTCCCATTTTCCCTACGCAAATCCAGAAAGCACTTAGGAAGCTGCAGTAGATAGGAGGAGACCAGGAGGAGTCACACGCCCGGGGTTGGGAGCATCTCCCTCCTAGGGATGCCTCCCCCACTGCTTCCTGCAGGATACCCAAGGGAACATGAGGGGACCTCTCGGTACCTGTGCAGGGTGACTCCGATGTCctaggagagaaaagagggaagctCTCCATTATCAGTCTCCTAGGGGCTGCGCTGACTCCTGGTCTTTCCTCCTGGTCTTTCCATTCTGGGGTGTCAACAAAACCCGGGCACCTCTCCCGCATTCTAAGTTTCATCACCCGAAGTGGCAGCCTGGTGGGGCTTGCAACAGAACTGTGCCCAAACCCTGCTCTTCTCTTCTGGGAGATGCCAGGGGATCCCTTTGAAAGCTGGGGCCACCCTGGGCTCCTGAGAGGTCATCAGAGGGGTCTGGTCACAAGACCTTTGTCTCGTACTGACTTGGGCAGAGCTAATGGCAGTGCTGGGAGCCCATGTCATCCTACTGGGCACACTGGGCAGGGGAAAGCCAGCCACACTCACCTGCATGAGCTGCCATCCCGGCTGGGACTGCTTGGCCTCTAGGTCCCCAATCAGCTTGTCAAGATGCGCAATGTCTCTGGACACTTGGGTGCTGTATTTCTCCCTGACCTGGCCAATGGTCTGGCTCAGATCCTCTAATGAGGCCACAAAGAGCTTCTCTTGCTGCTGCAGATGACGGTACAGCTGCTCCAACTGGTGCCGGAGTCTCTGCTTCTGGgtttcagtttgtttctgaggaacagaaaggtGTAGGGGTCTGTGCAGTGTGATGGATGGGTGCGCCCAGGGAATCCCTAGAAGCCCACCTCCTGCAGGCAGGTAAGAGGCTGGATCCCTCAGCTTCTTGGAGGACTGGatttcagagaaggagacaaaatgGGCCAGAACCTTCCAGAACAGACTGAGGGTGGCAGGGGCTGGCTCTTGTAAAATTCCCTAAAACCTAGTATTCTGAGTTGATTTGTATCCCCTCCAAAATTTATGTTAAAGTCTTAACCTCTAGGATCTAAAGaatatgatcttatttggaaataacatCATTGTAGATGTAATTAGGTAAGGTGAGGCATACTGGAGTGGCCATTAGAGTGGGGAAGTTGGGACACAGACGCAGGGAAAACAGCATGCAAAGAGACAGGGAAAAGATAACATCAACCAGCTGAGAGCAGAGTCCCGGAAGATGTCTCTCcttcacagccctcagaaggaaccagtcCTGCTGATGCCTTGACTGTGGACTTCTGGCCTACAGAACTGGAGAGAATACATTTCCGTGCTTTAAGCCATTCAGTCTTCAGTACTCTGTTAAGGCAGACACAGGACACTAAGATATCTGATgtcatctttttccttccttgaaaGCCAGTGTGAGGATGACATATGCCTGGGGTTGTAAATGGACAAGATTATAGCCACCAAAGTGTCCAGGAAGGAGACTTGTCTCTACTCCCCACCAAAGTGCTGGCATGCAGAACGTCCTCAGTGTGGCTCTGAATGAAGGCAGTCAGTCCACCTAGTGAATGTAACTGAACTTGACTTCTACTACCATCACACGTGGGTCCGTGTTCTATCAAGAGCTTCTGTGGAAAGGTGGAGAGGCTCTAGAgagccttctccttcctctgtggAGGGAGAAGTCCCTTCAAATCTTCTAAGACTGGACTTGAGAGATCTCATCATTTTGAGTTCTTTAGTCCTTTTGAACCAAAAATGTTTCCTAACCTTTTGTTGTTAAGGATGCTAACattggcctttttttttccttaaagaggaCAGATCAGTTGTCATGTTCAATGGCCTGTGTTCTAAAATTGTCTGATAATTTTGCTCATGATTAAATTCAGGTTCAGTATCTTAGACAGGAATACCGTATTTTTAATGCTCTGGGCTCCCTAACACGTCCCACGGGGAGGCAAATAGTGTTCAATTTGTCCATGACTATTATTCAGGGATCAGTCACTTGGTTGAAGAGGGGTCTGCCTCGCCTCTTCAGTGTAAgtatatattatttcctttataattaATGAGTAATCCAAGGGGTGGTACTTTGAGAGGATGTCCATATCTTTTTCTCTTACTAACTAATGCTAAAAATTTTATCATCTGTTGACGATCTTTGTTGGTGTTGATTGTTATATTGATGTTCGTATAGtggagaatttcttttttgaagtatTGAGAagtttttattgattgattgattgattgaagtAATCTCTGCCCCcatcacagggcttgaactcaggcctctgcgatcaagagtcatataatctctgactgaggcagccaggcaccccataaccATCCTTCCATACTTGTATTAGCTGTCATTGTGCTGTAAAAGGAGTTTCCCACCCCTTCCATAcgattaaaaaattatatatgtgttttgACTATTGAAAGAAGGAGGAGGGTAGAAGTCTTGAAAACAGCATCACCTTTTCTTGGGGGCTCTTGTTATGGCGAGTGTCTTAAGGGAAGACCAGACCTTCTTATCTCCCTGAGTTGCCCTGTGGCCCAGGCTTCTGCCTCATCTTCATGGTGGTAGGCATCCCTGACCTCTGCTTTACCCACGAGTTCCAAGCCACATGATATTATAAGAaaggggttttcttttcttcttttttagacagagagaagagagagagagctggtgagtggggtggggaaggtgatgaggggaaggacagaaggagagagagagtcttaagcagactctacacccagcatggagctcaatgtgggcCTGATCTcacgatcccgagatcatgacctaaactgaaatcaggtcagtcttaactgactgagccacccatgcaccccagaaAGGGGTTTTCTTTTACTACACTTCATGAGTTTTGCAAAAGTTAGACACCTGGGCCAATGCCATGCCCACCCCCATTCCTGCCCTTTGTTATCTTTGCCTTTTTCCCATTGTGGTGTGGGAGATGGGATCTGGCCAACAGAAGGGGTCAGACAAATTAAGGCTGTTTGGGATAATTGAATTTGCTTGCAGGGAAAATGGAAGTAACTTGTGTGTCCAGGTTCAATAGCGGAAGACCAACAAGTGTATTTATTGAAATCTGTGGCATCACAAAATGACAGtctaaaagaaaatgtcttaaccatttgaattttaaaaacccatatggtttaaaaaaaactgaaaaggacaattataaaaacaatacaaaggaGTATTTAAAATGGGAaagtttattttcccatttcctcaATCCCACCCCTCAGTGACAGCCACTGGTGTTAATTTCTCTAAACCATTTTGTGGTGAATATGAGAAAGCACAGTCTCCTTGGAGATTTCCTTTCCTGCTGGGTATTGGTCTCCCTCTCCAGGGACGAGCTCATCCTTGGACTCCTGTTACCCATGCCCCCTCAAAAGCAGGTGATTCTAAACAGGTGATCAGTTCTGCTTCCCTATGAGACAATATACTTTGGGGACTCCCCTGCCCACTTTTGGCGCCCTCCCTCCTTTTGCAGGGGTGAACTCAGGCAAGGATTGGCCATAGATCACCCCTGCCCTTACCAGCAATTTTGCAGTCTTCTTTTCCCCCTGAGATTTCTGGTCCTCCCCCAATTTTCTCAACGCCTTCAGATGCTCCAGCTGCTTTTGAATTTGCTCCTGAAAAAGAGGCACTTGTTGAAGCCTAAACTTGGCCTCTGCCATCTTTAGTCGGGCCAACTCTAGAGGGGAAAATCTGCTTTAGGAGATTTTGCTGCTTTAGGAGAATTTGCTGCAGCCAAGAGCATAGGGAGGGGGCCCAGGAAAGGGATGAATCCATCACACCAGGGGAAGCATATCCAAGaagtggtgagagagagagattcttaatGTCATGTGGGCACCTGGATTCAGCCATACCTGAAGCTAGTGCCCTTGGATCTCAGGTCCATGAACCAGTAAATTCCCTCTTTGCTGATCTGGCTTGTATTGTGTTTTTGCTACTTACGCCCGAAGAATGCTGACTAATGCACCAACATCCCAGGGTTGGGAAATAAAGTAGCCCAGACTTTTAAAAGCCTCTCCCGTCCCCACCCCCAAGAAGACCTACCTTGTATTCCAGGGCAGCCTCCTCGATGGGGCGCACCTGGTGGCCTCGATGCTCCTGACTCAGACTGCAGATGAGACAGATAGGCTCTCTGTGGTCCTCACAAAAGAGCAGCTGGACCTGCTTCATGTGTCGCTCACACTGTGGTAGGGACTTGGGGCTCAAAGTGCCCATGTGCAAGCCTTCTTGCTGCTCGTAGTCTTCGGAGTTATTTACTGTGAGTGAGGCCAGGCGCACGAGGCTGCTGGATGAGCACTTGCCTGAGGTCTTGGGGTCCCTAGAAGCAATGGAGTATCTGCAGGAGTCATCTCTTTCCTGGGCACGGCCAGGGGGATATACAGCCTCATCCTGTGGCTTCCCTGGAGACATGGCAGTGGAAGAATTTCCTGAGTGACAAACCCAGAATGTTATGAAGGGGTGCTTACAAAGGACAGCAGAGAGTGACAGCAAACCCGTGCTTGGGAC
Proteins encoded:
- the MEFV gene encoding pyrin isoform X2, producing MIKTPSDHLLDSLEELEDNDFEKFKFKLSISLEKDHSRIPRSQLQNANPVKLATLMITHYGEENAARLTLQVLKAMNQNLLAEELNRVIGPELLIQASGTDGSAMSCSSGENKPKGLKIPDGLKGDRQRQNGDGAPGLPSSQQEAGRGPQKKPPGKQRDQKSSEGLDMLRKSRPRSMTLGARRSPLPSKPQGEKGSPSARLPRNANSLGRLQELDSGSLTGSLGRIKPKISEGHLPSGQKRPRSLELNIFLGERETPKPETLLSQDKMRSDHPDSAAAPSEVATLDVGATVAPEKGSRNPEHSMISKGGVFRNTLSSASLSGDQMTWEHPESTGPSKGNGIEGQEPPEALREMVGSELHYSSGLEVPSSGNSSTAMSPGKPQDEAVYPPGRAQERDDSCRYSIASRDPKTSGKCSSSSLVRLASLTVNNSEDYEQQEGLHMGTLSPKSLPQCERHMKQVQLLFCEDHREPICLICSLSQEHRGHQVRPIEEAALEYKEQIQKQLEHLKALRKLGEDQKSQGEKKTAKLLKQTETQKQRLRHQLEQLYRHLQQQEKLFVASLEDLSQTIGQVREKYSTQVSRDIAHLDKLIGDLEAKQSQPGWQLMQDIGVTLHRVKIATVPKSWYTPPEVEKKIHLIYQKSEFMEKSMKSFWETLRSEMDSFNVPELICAQAHAVNVILDTETAHPNLIFSNNLKSVRLGNKWNRLPDNPERFDSCTIALGLPSFLSGRHYWEVEVGNKTGWILGICRASASRKGTMTLSANNGYWVVMMMKRNEYQVSTIPPTRLQIREAPRRVGIFLDYMAGDISFYNVTYKSLIYTFTSFSFSGALQPMFSPGIHDGGKNMDPLTICPMADQRPQ
- the MEFV gene encoding pyrin isoform X1, producing MIKTPSDHLLDSLEELEDNDFEKFKFKLSISLEKDHSRIPRSQLQNANPVKLATLMITHYGEENAARLTLQVLKAMNQNLLAEELNRVIGPELLIQASGTDGSAMSCSSGENKPKGLKIPDGLKGDRQRQNGDGAPGLPSSQQEAGRGPQKKPPGKQRDQKSSEGLDMLRKSRPRSMTLGARRSPLPSKPQGEKGSPSARLPRNANSLGRLQELDSGSLTGSLGRIKPKISEGHLPSGQKRPRSLELNIFLGERETPKPETLLSQDKMRSDHPDSAAAPSEVATLDVGATVAPEKGSRNPEHSMISKGGVFRNTLSSASLSGDQMTWEHPESTGPSKGNGIEGQEPPEALREMVGSELHYSSGLEVPSSGKPQDEAVYPPGRAQERDDSCRYSIASRDPKTSGKCSSSSLVRLASLTVNNSEDYEQQEGLHMGTLSPKSLPQCERHMKQVQLLFCEDHREPICLICSLSQEHRGHQVRPIEEAALEYKEQIQKQLEHLKALRKLGEDQKSQGEKKTAKLLKQTETQKQRLRHQLEQLYRHLQQQEKLFVASLEDLSQTIGQVREKYSTQVSRDIAHLDKLIGDLEAKQSQPGWQLMQDIGVTLHRVKIATVPKSWYTPPEVEKKIHLIYQKSEFMEKSMKSFWETLRSEMDSFNVPELICAQAHAVNVILDTETAHPNLIFSNNLKSVRLGNKWNRLPDNPERFDSCTIALGLPSFLSGRHYWEVEVGNKTGWILGICRASASRKGTMTLSANNGYWVVMMMKRNEYQVSTIPPTRLQIREAPRRVGIFLDYMAGDISFYNVTYKSLIYTFTSFSFSGALQPMFSPGIHDGGKNMDPLTICPMADQRPQ